In one Balaenoptera musculus isolate JJ_BM4_2016_0621 chromosome 2, mBalMus1.pri.v3, whole genome shotgun sequence genomic region, the following are encoded:
- the LOC118891114 gene encoding 40S ribosomal protein S3a-like — protein sequence MAVGKNKRLTKGGKKGAKKKVVDPFSKKDWYDVKAPAMFNIRNIGKTLVTRTQGTKIASDGLKGRMFEVSLADLQNDEVAFRKFKLITEDVQGKNCLTNFHGMDLTRDKMCSMVKKWQTMIEAHVDVKTTDGYLLRLFCVGFTKKRNNQIRKTSYAQHQQVRQIRKKMMEIITREVQTNDLKEVVNKLIPDSIGKDIEKACQSIYPLHDVFVRKVKMLKKPKFELGKLMELHGEGSSSGKATGDETGAKVERADGYEPPVQESV from the coding sequence CTTACGAAAGGCGGTAAAAAGGGAGCCAAGAAGAAAGTGGTTGACCCATTTTCTAAGAAAGATTGGTATGATGTGAAAGCACCAGCTATGTTCAATATAAGAAATATTGGGAAAACACTAGTCACGAGAACTCAAGGAACCAAAATCGCATCTGATGGCCTCAAGGGTCGTATGTTTGAAGTGAGCCTTGCTGATCTGCAGAATGATGAAGTTGCATTTAGAAAATTCAAGCTTATTACTGAGGATGTTCAGGGCAAAAACTGCCTGACTAATTTCCATGGCATGGATCTTACCCGTGACAAAATGTGCTCCATGGTCAAAAAATGGCAGACCATGATTGAAGCTCACGTTGATGTCAAGACTACCGATGGATATTTGCTTCGTCTCTTCTGTGTGGGTTTTACTAAAAAACGCAACAATCAGATTCGGAAGACCTCTTATGCCCAGCACCAGCAGGTCCGCCAGATCCGCAAGAAGATGATGGAAATCATTACCCGAGAGGTGCAGACAAATGACTTGAAAGAGGTGGTCAATAAATTGATTCCAGACAGCATTGGAAAAGACATAGAAAAGGCCTGCCAATCTATTTATCCACTCCATGATGTCTttgttagaaaagtaaaaatgctgAAGAAGCCCAAGTTTGAATTGGGAAAACTCATGGAGCTACATGGTGAAGGTAGTAGTTCTGGAAAAGCTACTGGGGACGAGACAGGTGCTAAAGTTGAACGAGCTGATGGATATGAGCCACCAGTCCAGGAATCTGTTTAA